The following are encoded together in the Oncorhynchus nerka isolate Pitt River linkage group LG25, Oner_Uvic_2.0, whole genome shotgun sequence genome:
- the lg25h15orf40 gene encoding UPF0235 protein C15orf40 homolog, translated as MFTQTRSFRLTRTTLFQVLHLSNFIQKDLSLYFCRRLSSSSHQLEGPLAARRHYSGNHNMPKKDKTNKTVGLQKPSEKPSPSGPVARNKNGVVTISVHAKPGSKQNAITDVSIEAVGVAIAAPPTDGEANAELVRYLSKVLELKRSEVVLDKGSRSREKIIKVTGSLTPEQVLDRLKQEASG; from the exons ATGTTCACCCAAACCCGTTCTTTTCGTTTAACCCGGACAACATTATTTCAGGTGTTACATTTGAGCAACTTTATCCAAAAGGATCTGTCTCTCTACTTCTGTCGGAGACTGTCCTCATCATCACACCAGCTTGAGGGACCTTTGGCAGCAAGAAGACATTACTCTGGAAACCATAACATGCCCAAAAAGGACAAAACG AATAAAACTGTAGGCCTACAGAAGCCGTCGGAGAAACCTTCACCTTCTGGGCCAGTAGCTCGAAACAAGAACGGAGTGGTGACAATTTCAGTGCACGCGAAGCCTGGATCTAAACAGAACGCAATTACAG ATGTGTCTATAGAGGCAGTAGGTGTCGCTATTGCCGCACCGCCAACAGATGGGGAGGCCAATGCGGAGCTTGTGCGGTATCTCTCCAAGGTGCTGGAGTTGAAGAGAAGTGAAGTCGTTTTGGACAAG GGCTCCAGATCCAGAGAGAagattattaaagtgactgggtCACTAACCCCGGAGCAGGTGTTGGACAGGTTAAAGCAAGAGGCTTCTGGATGA